In one window of Deltaproteobacteria bacterium DNA:
- a CDS encoding APC family permease, whose amino-acid sequence MAHRGDRGDGSRRSRQHRLPQRAGEGEGCRHGEAGARAEIPGHVCQPIQGRRARLRRRGDPSGGYAAAALPRAADAAEQATGRAAAQAREHSALKRDLTLVDAIGIGVNGIVGSGIYLLVAPLARVGGGSSVAGVLGCGALCVLIALCFAELSSMYDRSGGPYVYAADAFGHYVGFAVGWLGMATGVLGLAAVSVGFAAALGRFIPAAATARAHIAVAVIVALGIINWRGVKQGGRTSTALSVVKIVPLVVVALAGLRFAPRAPLALVPSDAISAAFLSIFMMSGFEYAAVPAGEVRDARRTVPLAVVGSICGASLLYALLQLAALGALPDVASREQPLPDVAARALGSWAGPVIGVTALFSMLGFCAGVALVAPRYFTAMAEDGHLPRALTRLSPRGTPAAAICASTAFAAALAIVLGYASLVDVSNVVILSGYALSCLAALTLRLRRPDAPRRYRPPWFVPVLALAAAVALLVSARPRAAEWTFAVLLLASGFFCRTATALARRWLGPRP is encoded by the coding sequence GTGGCCCACCGCGGAGATCGCGGTGATGGGTCCCGAAGGAGCCGTCAGCATCGTCTTCCGCAACGAGCTGGCGAAGGCGAAGGATGCCGACACGGCGAAGCAGGAGCTCGTGCAGAAATACCGGGACACGTTTGCCAACCCATACAAGGCCGCCGAGCTCGGCTACGTCGACGAGGTGATCCTTCCGGAGGATACGCGGCCGCAGCTCTGCCGCGCGCTGCAGATGCTGCGGAACAAGCGACAGGACGTGCCGCGGCGCAAGCACGGGAACATTCCGCTCTGAAGCGCGATCTCACGTTGGTCGACGCGATCGGGATCGGCGTCAACGGCATCGTCGGCAGCGGCATCTATCTGCTGGTCGCGCCGCTCGCCCGGGTGGGCGGCGGCAGCAGCGTGGCCGGCGTGCTCGGCTGCGGCGCGCTCTGCGTCCTGATCGCGCTCTGCTTCGCGGAGCTGTCCTCCATGTACGATCGGAGCGGCGGACCGTACGTTTATGCAGCCGACGCCTTCGGACATTACGTCGGCTTCGCGGTCGGGTGGCTCGGCATGGCCACGGGCGTGCTCGGGCTTGCCGCGGTCAGCGTCGGATTCGCCGCCGCCCTCGGACGCTTCATTCCCGCGGCCGCCACCGCGCGTGCTCACATCGCCGTCGCGGTCATCGTCGCGCTCGGCATCATCAACTGGCGGGGCGTGAAGCAGGGTGGACGGACTTCGACGGCGCTCTCGGTGGTGAAGATCGTCCCATTGGTGGTGGTCGCCCTGGCGGGTCTGCGTTTCGCGCCGCGGGCGCCTCTCGCGCTGGTTCCGTCGGACGCAATCAGCGCCGCGTTTCTCTCCATCTTCATGATGTCGGGATTCGAGTACGCCGCGGTCCCGGCTGGCGAAGTGCGCGATGCGCGCCGGACGGTGCCCTTGGCCGTCGTCGGCAGCATCTGCGGTGCCTCTCTGCTCTATGCCCTCCTCCAGCTCGCGGCGCTGGGAGCGCTTCCCGACGTCGCCTCCCGCGAGCAGCCGCTGCCGGACGTCGCTGCGCGCGCCCTCGGGAGCTGGGCCGGTCCGGTGATCGGCGTGACCGCGCTGTTTTCCATGTTGGGCTTCTGCGCCGGCGTAGCGCTCGTTGCGCCGCGGTACTTCACCGCGATGGCCGAGGACGGCCACCTTCCCCGCGCTCTCACCCGCCTCTCCCCGCGCGGGACGCCCGCGGCGGCGATCTGTGCCTCCACCGCGTTCGCCGCGGCGCTTGCCATCGTTCTCGGCTACGCCTCGCTCGTCGACGTCAGCAACGTGGTGATTCTCTCCGGCTACGCGCTCTCCTGCCTCGCGGCGCTGACCCTGCGTCTGCGGCGGCCGGACGCGCCGCGCCGGTACCGCCCGCCTTGGTTCGTTCCGGTCCTCGCCCTCGCGGCAGCCGTTGCCCTGCTCGTCTCGGCGCGCCCGAGGGCCGCCGAATGGACGTTTGCCGTTCTGCTTCTCGCATCGGGATTCTTCTGCCGGACGGCCACGGCACTGGCGCGGCGCTGGCTCGGACCTCGCCCTTGA
- a CDS encoding acyl-CoA carboxylase subunit beta, whose protein sequence is MSSARRQERLSGLPARDKLAALDAQAELGGGQERIDRQHQEGKLTARERIELLLDPGSFIELDKFKTHRADDFGMAEKTILGDGVVTGYGMVEGRQVFVFAQDFTVFGGSLSGAYAEKICKVMDLAVSTGCPVVGLNDSGGARIQEGVVSLAGYAEIFYRNVSASGVVPQLSAILGPCAGGAVYSPAMTDFIVMAKSSSYMFITGPDVIKTVTHEEVTKEDLGGAQTHNARSGVAHFAAEDEAGAIRILRELLSYLPSNNLEDPPVAPTEDPLDRRDDILKSIVPENPNKPYDIKEVIRAVVDDRQFFEVHEHFARNIVVGFARLGGRSVGVVANQPSVLAGVLDIDASRKGARFVRTCDAFNIPLVTFVDVPGFLPGTSQEWDGIITHGAKLLYAFSEATVPKLTVITRKAYGGAYDVMASKHIRADVNLAWPTAEIAVMGPEGAVSIVFRNELAKAKDADTAKQELVQKYRDTFANPYKAAELGYVDEVILPEDTRPQLCRALQMLRNKRQDVPRRKHGNIPL, encoded by the coding sequence ATGTCGTCGGCGCGGCGGCAGGAGCGCCTCTCCGGTCTGCCGGCGCGGGACAAGCTCGCCGCGCTGGACGCCCAGGCCGAGCTGGGCGGCGGTCAGGAACGGATCGACCGGCAGCACCAGGAGGGAAAGCTCACCGCGCGCGAGCGGATCGAGCTCCTGCTCGATCCCGGCAGCTTCATCGAGCTGGACAAGTTCAAGACGCACCGCGCGGACGACTTCGGAATGGCGGAGAAGACGATCCTCGGCGACGGCGTGGTCACCGGGTACGGCATGGTCGAGGGCAGGCAGGTGTTCGTCTTCGCCCAGGACTTCACCGTCTTCGGCGGCTCGCTCAGCGGCGCGTACGCGGAGAAGATCTGCAAGGTGATGGACCTGGCCGTGAGCACCGGCTGCCCGGTGGTCGGGCTCAACGACTCCGGAGGGGCGCGCATCCAGGAGGGAGTCGTCTCGCTCGCCGGCTACGCGGAGATCTTCTACCGGAACGTCTCCGCCAGCGGCGTCGTGCCGCAGCTCAGCGCCATCCTCGGCCCTTGCGCCGGCGGCGCCGTGTACTCCCCGGCCATGACCGACTTCATCGTCATGGCCAAGAGCTCCTCGTACATGTTCATCACCGGCCCCGACGTGATCAAGACGGTCACGCACGAGGAGGTCACCAAGGAAGATCTGGGCGGCGCGCAGACGCACAACGCGCGCAGCGGCGTCGCGCACTTCGCCGCCGAGGACGAGGCAGGCGCCATTCGCATCCTCCGCGAGCTGCTCTCCTACCTGCCTTCGAACAACCTCGAGGATCCGCCGGTGGCGCCCACCGAAGACCCCCTCGACCGGCGCGACGACATCCTCAAATCCATCGTGCCGGAAAACCCCAACAAGCCGTACGACATCAAGGAAGTGATCCGCGCGGTGGTCGACGATCGGCAGTTCTTCGAGGTGCACGAGCACTTCGCCCGCAACATCGTGGTCGGATTCGCCCGCCTCGGCGGCCGCAGCGTGGGCGTGGTGGCGAATCAGCCCTCGGTGCTCGCGGGAGTGCTCGACATCGACGCCTCGCGGAAGGGGGCGCGCTTCGTGCGCACCTGCGACGCCTTCAACATTCCGCTGGTCACCTTCGTCGACGTGCCCGGTTTCCTTCCCGGCACTTCGCAGGAGTGGGATGGCATCATCACCCACGGCGCGAAGTTGCTGTACGCGTTCTCCGAGGCGACGGTCCCCAAGCTGACCGTCATCACCCGCAAGGCGTACGGCGGGGCCTACGACGTGATGGCCTCCAAGCACATCCGCGCCGACGTCAACCTGGCGTGGCCCACCGCGGAGATCGCGGTGATGGGTCCCGAAGGAGCCGTCAGCATCGTCTTCCGCAACGAGCTGGCGAAGGCGAAGGATGCCGACACGGCGAAGCAGGAGCTCGTGCAGAAATACCGGGACACGTTTGCCAACCCATACAAGGCCGCCGAGCTCGGCTACGTCGACGAGGTGATCCTTCCGGAGGATACGCGGCCGCAGCTCTGCCGCGCGCTGCAGATGCTGCGGAACAAGCGACAGGACGTGCCGCGGCGCAAGCACGGGAACATTCCGCTCTGA
- a CDS encoding DNA-3-methyladenine glycosylase 2 family protein: MDAEACYRAVEGRDARFAGRFFLGVRTTNIYCRPGCPARVPRRENVIFFPSAAAAQAAGFRACLRCRPDAAPGSPAQAGTAATLSRALRLLEESGDAAGLADRLGVTDRHLRRLFARHLGASPAEVLRTRRLHLARQLLETSSLRIIDVAHAAGFQSLRRFNEAVRRGFGRTPSQLRTLPEAPGAALTLRLPFHPPLDFEALLAFFAARALPGLEEAGDGAWRRRLPEGWLEVVRDGPAHLQARMPASLAPRALSFAARIQRVFDLRADPAPIAEHLGRDPILKPYLRPGLRIPGAWDPFEMAVRAVLGQQISVQRARAMAAALIARFAGFPTAAQLADAELDGMPAIRATAIAQLARSVVDGRVRLDGSQDLETVTAALCEIAGIGDWTAQVIALRALGEPDAFPAADLGLCQALELAPRALRERAERWRPWRAYAAAAIWLS, from the coding sequence ATGGATGCCGAAGCCTGCTATCGCGCGGTCGAGGGGCGTGACGCCCGCTTCGCCGGCCGCTTCTTCCTCGGCGTGCGGACGACGAACATCTATTGCCGCCCCGGCTGCCCGGCGCGTGTGCCGCGGCGCGAGAACGTCATCTTCTTTCCTTCCGCGGCCGCCGCGCAGGCAGCAGGATTCCGCGCCTGCCTCCGCTGCAGGCCCGACGCCGCACCGGGATCGCCGGCGCAGGCCGGAACCGCCGCGACACTCTCGCGTGCGCTGCGCCTGCTCGAGGAATCGGGCGACGCGGCGGGCCTCGCCGATCGCCTCGGGGTCACCGACCGGCACCTGCGGCGGCTCTTCGCGCGCCATCTCGGAGCATCGCCGGCGGAGGTGCTCCGGACGCGCCGCCTGCACCTCGCGCGGCAACTCCTCGAGACCTCCTCGCTCCGGATCATCGACGTCGCGCACGCCGCGGGCTTCCAGAGCCTGCGCCGGTTCAACGAAGCGGTCCGCCGCGGCTTCGGCCGCACTCCCTCGCAACTTCGCACGCTGCCGGAAGCTCCCGGCGCCGCGCTGACCCTGCGCCTCCCGTTTCATCCGCCGCTCGACTTCGAGGCGCTGCTGGCGTTCTTCGCGGCGCGGGCGCTCCCCGGACTCGAGGAAGCGGGCGATGGTGCCTGGCGGCGAAGGCTCCCCGAGGGGTGGCTCGAGGTCGTCCGCGACGGCCCTGCCCACCTGCAGGCGAGGATGCCCGCGTCACTCGCGCCGCGGGCGCTCTCCTTCGCCGCGCGTATCCAGCGCGTCTTCGATCTGCGCGCCGACCCCGCGCCGATCGCCGAGCATCTCGGGCGTGACCCGATCCTCAAGCCGTACTTGCGCCCCGGCCTCCGCATTCCGGGTGCGTGGGATCCGTTCGAGATGGCGGTGCGCGCGGTGTTGGGCCAGCAGATCTCCGTGCAACGTGCGCGGGCGATGGCAGCGGCGCTGATCGCGCGGTTCGCAGGATTCCCGACGGCCGCCCAGCTCGCCGATGCGGAGCTCGACGGGATGCCGGCCATCCGCGCGACCGCGATCGCCCAGCTCGCCCGGAGCGTCGTCGATGGGCGCGTCCGCCTCGACGGATCGCAGGATCTCGAGACGGTGACCGCGGCCCTCTGCGAGATTGCAGGGATCGGCGACTGGACGGCGCAGGTGATCGCCTTGCGGGCGCTCGGCGAGCCGGACGCGTTTCCAGCCGCGGACCTCGGCCTTTGTCAGGCCCTCGAGCTCGCGCCGCGCGCGCTGCGCGAGCGGGCGGAGCGCTGGCGTCCCTGGCGCGCGTACGCTGCCGCCGCCATCTGGTTGTCATGA
- a CDS encoding methylated-DNA--[protein]-cysteine S-methyltransferase — protein sequence MKEKTMPRIDTVHTPIGPLHLALSGDALCGARFDAPFAGVRASNSVGERLRAYFAGHLGALDDVLIEMNGTTFQRRVWEALRAIPPGETRTYGELARVLGTHPRAVGAANGSNQVGVAIPCHRVIAADGKLCGYAWGEERKRWLLAHEGCRIALVA from the coding sequence ATGAAGGAGAAGACCATGCCGCGCATCGATACCGTCCACACTCCCATCGGCCCTCTCCATCTCGCCCTCTCGGGCGATGCGCTCTGCGGCGCCCGATTCGACGCGCCGTTCGCGGGCGTCCGCGCGAGCAACTCCGTCGGCGAGCGCCTGCGCGCATACTTCGCGGGCCACCTCGGCGCGCTCGACGACGTGCTGATCGAGATGAACGGCACGACGTTCCAGCGCCGGGTCTGGGAAGCGCTGCGGGCGATCCCCCCCGGGGAAACGCGGACGTATGGCGAGCTGGCGCGCGTTCTGGGGACGCACCCGCGAGCGGTGGGCGCCGCCAACGGCTCGAACCAGGTGGGCGTGGCCATTCCCTGTCATCGCGTGATCGCAGCGGACGGAAAGCTCTGCGGCTACGCCTGGGGAGAAGAGCGCAAGCGCTGGCTGCTCGCCCACGAGGGCTGCCGGATCGCGCTCGTCGCCTGA